In a genomic window of Scyliorhinus torazame isolate Kashiwa2021f chromosome 5, sScyTor2.1, whole genome shotgun sequence:
- the LOC140421694 gene encoding uncharacterized protein codes for MEKLWKCGDCGKGYRVPSELEIHRRSHTGERPFTCSQCGKGFTQLISLQTHQRVHTGERPFTCSQCGKGFTQLSSLQTHQRVHTGEKPFTCSRCGKRFIDSSTLRRHQRVHTGERPFTCSQCGKGFCDLSSLPRHQRVHTGEKPFTCSLCGKGSTQSNLERQEETQNMEKPGKCGECGKGYRFPSELEIHRRSHTGERPFTCSQCGKGFTQLSSLQAHQRVHTGEKPFTCSQCGKRFIDSSNLQRHQRIHTGERPFTCSQCGKGFRDLSNLRIHQRVHTGERPFICSQCGEGFTQSSSLQTHQRVHTGEKPFTCSQCGQRFRASSSLRSHLRVHTGDKLFTCFQCGNGFSDLSSLQTHQRVHTGERPFSCS; via the coding sequence atggagaaactgtggaaatgtggggactgtggaaagggatacagagtcccatctgagctggagattcatcgacgcagtcacactggggagaggccgttcacctgctcccagtgtgggaagggattcactcagttaatcagcctgcagacacaccagcgagttcacacaggggagaggccgttcacctgctctcagtgtgggaagggattcactcagttatccagcctgcagacacaccagcgagttcacactggggagaagccattcacctgctctcggtgtgggaagagattcattgattcatccaccctgcggagacaccagcgggttcacactggggagaggccattcacctgctctcagtgtgggaagggattctgtgatttGTCCAGTCTgccgagacatcagcgagttcacactggggagaagccattcacctgctccctctgtggaaagggatccacacagtccaatctggagagacaagaggagacccaaaacatggagaaaccggggaaatgtggggaatgtgggaagggatacagattcccatcggagctggagattcatcgacgcagtcacactggggagaggccgttcacctgctctcagtgtgggaagggatttactcagttatccagcctgcaggctcaccagcgtgttcacaccggggagaagccattcacctgctctcagtgtgggaagagattcattgattcatccaacctgcagagacaccagcgaattcacactggggagagaccgttcacctgctctcagtgtgggaagggattccgtgatttatccaacctgcggatccatcagcgagttcacactggtgagcgcccgttcatctgctctcagtgtggggagggattcactcagtcatccagcctgcagacacaccagcgagttcacactggggagaagccattcacctgctctcagtgtgggcagagattccgAGCTTCATCCAGCCTGCGGAGCCatctgcgagttcacactggggacaagctgttcacctgctttcagtgtgggaacggattcagtgatttatccagtctgcagacacaccagcgagttcacactggggagaggccattctcctgctcttag